One genomic segment of Pandoraea sputorum includes these proteins:
- a CDS encoding fimbria/pilus outer membrane usher protein produces the protein MAAAAPMRVAFATLTTMGALAPGSISAEPRAVGAALFDDASLAVSRTSTVPSSKPVPTRTTSTAGISRLDGPYVLEVIINGESTGRIAPFVRRQGRWFAHAGDLRALGLTSSSGGLPDNDAADVALDSLNGIRASYDATHQTLSLEVGDAWLSPYRLGSPAPVVVRATSDPGLLLNYDGYVQRDRFTRASVWSEVRGFWSGGTLQQTGLAEHSRWRRGYRRYDTWWQHDDPSRLTTWVAGDLITGSLSWSRSLRIGGLQWRRNFALRPDLVTFPIPALHGSAVVPSSVDLYLDGVRRMGGHVPPGPFVIQETPGLTGDLQASVVTRDALGREQITTVPLYIDPRLLARGLSSFSVEAGLPRDDYGVRSFSYRRHPVASVAARYGATDTLTVEAQAQAGRRLALAGAGALIALGQAGVVSASTAVSGGGGTGSQWSAGYQYLSRRVSVDLQTIRTTGRYRDIATLDGVPVPRASDRVSLSVPLARGSTASLAWFAQRAPRQPATRVLSASLTLPAGTRGMFSMGGFRDFARRRSHGIFAMLSVLLGGGNKGGSEGTSAALGNASLSQQDGQTQAWAGANRTPDYAGGWGWQVLGGRAFSQRTMQGEVQYLGRHGQVSALAQQVGRQSGVGVGMTGALVVMDNSVHATRRTYDAFALVSTDAQANVPVTRESVRVGRTDSHGYFLVPDLNGFEASRIGIDPMHLPADLEVTTTERRVAPQSRSGVLVHFPVRRYRAALITLVDTLGQPLRPGTSVRHVQSGMVTVVGYDGEVFIDALGPRNTLESRDGRQRCRVSFDWTTPPEGRIARVGPLACVAFGTLAREALSRSPQAVSASDWLAPAAPLTPLTPFTPSMPPTPSDGEGRS, from the coding sequence GTGGCCGCCGCCGCGCCGATGAGGGTCGCATTTGCTACGTTGACGACGATGGGTGCACTCGCGCCTGGCTCAATATCGGCCGAGCCACGCGCCGTCGGCGCGGCCCTGTTCGACGATGCGTCGCTGGCCGTCTCCCGCACATCGACAGTGCCGTCGTCCAAGCCCGTGCCCACGCGAACGACAAGTACAGCAGGCATTTCCCGGCTCGACGGGCCCTACGTACTGGAGGTCATCATCAACGGCGAATCGACCGGGCGCATCGCGCCATTCGTGCGACGGCAAGGCCGCTGGTTCGCTCATGCAGGCGATCTGCGCGCGCTCGGGCTGACATCCTCATCCGGCGGTCTGCCCGACAACGACGCGGCCGACGTCGCGCTCGATTCGCTGAACGGCATCCGCGCCTCGTACGACGCCACGCACCAGACACTCTCGCTTGAGGTTGGCGACGCGTGGCTCTCGCCGTATCGTCTGGGCAGCCCTGCACCCGTTGTTGTCAGAGCGACGTCCGACCCCGGTTTGCTCTTGAACTACGACGGCTACGTGCAGCGTGACCGTTTCACGCGCGCCTCCGTCTGGAGTGAGGTACGTGGCTTCTGGTCGGGCGGCACGCTGCAACAGACCGGTCTCGCCGAGCATTCGCGGTGGCGTCGTGGCTATCGACGATACGACACCTGGTGGCAACACGACGACCCGTCGCGCCTGACCACGTGGGTCGCGGGCGACCTCATTACCGGCTCGCTCTCATGGAGCCGGTCGCTGCGCATTGGTGGGCTTCAGTGGCGTCGCAACTTTGCGCTGCGTCCGGATTTGGTGACGTTCCCAATCCCCGCGCTGCATGGCAGCGCCGTGGTGCCCTCCTCCGTCGATCTGTATCTCGATGGCGTGCGCCGCATGGGCGGACACGTACCGCCCGGTCCATTCGTCATTCAGGAAACGCCAGGCCTCACGGGCGATTTGCAGGCGAGCGTTGTGACACGCGACGCACTCGGGCGCGAGCAGATCACCACCGTGCCCCTGTACATCGATCCCCGCCTGCTCGCACGTGGTCTGTCGAGCTTTTCCGTGGAGGCAGGCCTGCCGCGCGACGACTACGGCGTGCGCTCGTTTTCGTACAGGCGTCATCCTGTCGCGTCGGTGGCCGCGCGCTACGGCGCAACGGACACCCTGACCGTCGAAGCGCAGGCGCAAGCCGGGAGGCGGCTCGCCCTCGCTGGAGCAGGCGCGCTGATTGCGCTCGGTCAGGCGGGCGTCGTCAGCGCATCCACCGCCGTGTCTGGTGGCGGTGGCACCGGCAGCCAATGGAGCGCGGGTTATCAGTACCTGTCGCGCCGCGTGAGCGTCGACTTGCAGACGATCCGCACGACCGGTCGCTACCGCGATATCGCCACGCTCGACGGCGTGCCTGTGCCCCGTGCGAGCGATCGCGTGAGCCTCTCAGTGCCGTTAGCGCGTGGCAGCACCGCGTCGCTCGCCTGGTTCGCCCAACGCGCGCCACGTCAGCCGGCAACGCGCGTGCTGTCCGCCAGCCTGACGCTACCCGCAGGCACGCGCGGCATGTTCTCGATGGGGGGATTTCGCGACTTTGCGAGGCGTCGCTCGCACGGCATCTTCGCAATGCTCAGCGTCTTGCTCGGCGGCGGAAACAAGGGTGGAAGCGAGGGCACCAGTGCAGCGCTGGGGAACGCATCGCTCAGTCAACAGGACGGGCAAACGCAGGCGTGGGCAGGCGCGAACCGCACACCCGATTACGCAGGCGGTTGGGGTTGGCAGGTACTCGGCGGACGAGCCTTCTCGCAGCGCACGATGCAGGGCGAAGTGCAGTATCTCGGGCGGCACGGTCAGGTCTCGGCACTGGCGCAGCAAGTGGGACGGCAGTCCGGTGTCGGTGTAGGCATGACCGGCGCACTTGTTGTCATGGACAACAGCGTGCACGCCACACGACGCACTTACGACGCCTTCGCGCTCGTGAGCACCGACGCGCAAGCCAACGTCCCGGTGACCCGCGAATCGGTACGTGTCGGCCGTACGGACTCGCACGGCTACTTCCTCGTGCCCGATCTGAACGGCTTCGAAGCGTCGCGCATCGGCATCGACCCCATGCATCTGCCCGCCGATCTCGAAGTCACGACAACCGAACGCCGTGTGGCCCCGCAGTCGCGCAGCGGCGTGCTCGTGCACTTCCCGGTGCGTCGCTATCGCGCGGCACTCATTACACTGGTCGACACTTTGGGGCAACCGCTGCGCCCGGGTACATCGGTGCGCCATGTGCAGAGCGGCATGGTGACGGTGGTGGGCTACGACGGCGAAGTGTTCATCGACGCACTCGGCCCCCGCAACACCCTCGAATCGCGAGACGGACGGCAGCGCTGCCGCGTTTCGTTCGACTGGACGACGCCGCCCGAAGGACGCATCGCCCGCGTCGGTCCGCTGGCGTGCGTGGCATTCGGCACGCTCGCGAGGGAAGCGCTGTCGCGCTCGCCGCAGGCAGTGTCGGCATCGGATTGGCTAGCACCGGCAGCGCCGTTAACGCCGCTAACGCCGTTCACGCCGTCAATGCCGCCAACGCCTTCCGATGGGGAGGGCCGGTCATGA
- a CDS encoding fimbrial biogenesis chaperone: MSPPRPVARRPTAYACGGAFVALVTLCVTDGNGATLQVSPVIVNILPTQPATTLTLGNSGDLPIHGQLRLYAWTQRNGDNVLTPTDALIASPPIVRIEPGDRQIVRLVYMAPKVEGDEQSYRLLVDELPPVDAAPSEGVSIRLRYSLPVFVQANQTRSPSLHFDVRMTQGELEVRNEGQRHAQLGATRVLDASGRSVELTRGLLGYVLAGQTRRFAVRWPAGAPPVAPFTVESRVDAVPMRFVAGAEPDERR, from the coding sequence ATGAGCCCTCCCAGACCGGTCGCCCGGCGGCCGACGGCGTATGCCTGTGGCGGCGCGTTCGTCGCGCTGGTCACACTTTGCGTGACTGACGGCAACGGCGCGACCCTGCAGGTCTCGCCGGTCATCGTGAACATCCTGCCTACGCAGCCCGCGACCACGCTCACGCTCGGCAATTCAGGCGATCTGCCGATTCACGGCCAGTTACGTCTGTATGCGTGGACGCAACGCAACGGCGACAACGTCCTCACCCCTACCGACGCGCTCATCGCCAGCCCGCCCATCGTGCGTATCGAACCGGGCGACCGACAGATCGTGCGGCTGGTGTACATGGCCCCAAAAGTCGAGGGAGACGAGCAGAGCTACCGACTGCTGGTGGACGAGTTGCCGCCTGTCGATGCGGCGCCATCGGAGGGTGTCTCCATCCGTCTGCGTTACTCGCTGCCGGTGTTCGTGCAGGCGAATCAGACGCGCTCGCCTTCGCTGCATTTCGATGTGCGCATGACCCAGGGCGAGCTGGAAGTGCGCAACGAAGGCCAGCGTCACGCGCAGTTAGGGGCGACACGGGTACTCGACGCTTCCGGACGCAGCGTGGAACTCACGCGCGGCTTGCTGGGCTACGTGCTCGCCGGACAAACGCGTCGCTTCGCGGTGCGCTGGCCCGCCGGCGCGCCCCCCGTTGCACCGTTCACGGTGGAGTCACGCGTCGACGCGGTGCCGATGCGCTTTGTCGCAGGCGCCGAGCCGGACGAACGTCGATAG
- a CDS encoding Csu type fimbrial protein: MNRPLLCLALTGIVVALGQSAPAHAAVYSNGSATAQMRVQLTILPGCTIATTPMTFNAVQGSATGPVASTSSLTVICTASTGYNIGLNAGTVPNSTETNRLLAGTLTGNTTTIPFGLFQDAGYATPWGNTQGSNTLSDSGTGVVKTYTVYGQATLSATMPTPDVYSSTVTATVYF, translated from the coding sequence ATGAACCGACCGTTGCTTTGTCTGGCCCTCACGGGAATCGTCGTCGCGCTTGGACAGAGCGCGCCGGCTCACGCCGCCGTTTACTCCAACGGGTCGGCAACTGCACAGATGCGTGTTCAGTTGACGATCCTGCCCGGGTGCACCATCGCCACCACACCCATGACGTTCAACGCGGTACAGGGTTCGGCGACAGGACCGGTGGCGAGCACCTCGTCGCTCACCGTGATCTGTACCGCGTCGACGGGTTACAACATCGGCCTGAATGCGGGCACCGTGCCGAACTCCACCGAGACCAACCGCCTGCTTGCGGGCACACTCACCGGCAACACCACGACCATTCCGTTCGGACTTTTTCAGGACGCTGGCTACGCCACGCCATGGGGCAACACGCAGGGCTCGAACACGCTCAGCGACTCGGGTACGGGCGTGGTGAAGACGTACACCGTCTACGGTCAGGCGACCCTCTCGGCCACTATGCCCACGCCGGACGTCTACTCGTCGACTGTCACCGCGACCGTCTACTTCTGA
- a CDS encoding HdeD family acid-resistance protein yields the protein MLRLLSKYWWLLVLRGVLAVIFGIAAFALPGVTIAVLVLCFGAFSFVDGVFSLSGAWSARQEHADWWLPLLQGIAGIVIGVLTYLNPALTAVALLIYIVAWSFVTGVLQVAAGIALRREIKGELWVILSGVFSILFAIFIMWQPGAGALALIWAIGSWAIIWGALLVLAGFKLRGAAHGVSHAPPGHLKS from the coding sequence ATGCTCAGACTTCTGTCGAAATACTGGTGGTTGCTTGTGCTACGCGGTGTGTTGGCCGTGATTTTCGGTATCGCCGCCTTTGCGTTACCCGGCGTGACGATTGCAGTGCTGGTGCTATGTTTCGGCGCGTTTTCTTTCGTGGACGGGGTCTTCTCGCTCAGCGGCGCATGGAGTGCGCGGCAGGAGCATGCCGATTGGTGGCTGCCGTTGCTGCAAGGCATCGCGGGCATAGTGATCGGAGTCCTGACTTATCTCAACCCGGCGTTGACCGCCGTTGCGTTACTTATCTATATCGTGGCCTGGAGTTTCGTCACCGGCGTGTTGCAGGTGGCTGCCGGTATCGCGTTGCGTCGCGAGATCAAGGGCGAGCTGTGGGTCATTCTCTCCGGCGTCTTCAGCATCTTGTTTGCCATCTTCATCATGTGGCAACCGGGCGCGGGTGCGTTGGCGCTGATTTGGGCCATTGGGTCGTGGGCCATCATCTGGGGCGCTTTGTTGGTGCTGGCAGGTTTCAAACTGCGAGGTGCCGCGCATGGCGTGTCGCATGCGCCGCCGGGACACCTCAAGTCGTAG
- the dps gene encoding DNA starvation/stationary phase protection protein Dps, whose amino-acid sequence MALNHTRNTLGEKIRIESVNQLNRGLINGIDVQRQAKQAHWNVHGPGFIELHLLFDEVYNAAIEWADLCAERLVALGGVADGRVQTVAQKTELPTYKNEFKRGLDHAAALAEALAAYGEIIRGLIDASAEIGDATTSDVFTEISRGVDDHLWKVEAHLRGE is encoded by the coding sequence ATGGCTTTGAATCATACGCGTAACACCCTCGGTGAAAAGATCCGTATCGAATCGGTCAACCAGCTCAATCGTGGGCTGATCAATGGCATCGACGTGCAGCGTCAGGCGAAGCAGGCGCACTGGAACGTGCACGGCCCGGGCTTCATCGAGCTGCACTTGCTTTTCGACGAGGTCTATAACGCGGCCATCGAGTGGGCCGATCTGTGCGCCGAGCGTCTGGTGGCGCTGGGCGGCGTCGCCGACGGCCGCGTGCAGACCGTTGCACAGAAGACCGAATTGCCGACGTACAAGAACGAGTTCAAGCGCGGTCTCGATCATGCCGCCGCTTTGGCCGAAGCCCTCGCGGCCTACGGTGAGATCATCCGCGGCCTGATCGATGCGTCCGCCGAGATCGGCGACGCCACCACGTCGGACGTCTTCACCGAAATCTCGCGCGGTGTCGACGATCACCTGTGGAAGGTGGAAGCGCATCTGCGCGGTGAGTGA
- a CDS encoding bifunctional acetate--CoA ligase family protein/GNAT family N-acetyltransferase gives MTTRNLSQMFQPKSVAVIGASNRERRVGTTVLQNIVDGGFKGDIYPVNPKYSTLLDLKCYRDVGDLPQAPDLAVICTPPSTVPDLIRELGERGTRAVVVLTSGLAREKDRHGVTLQDRMLKNAKPHVLRILGPNCIGLLSPGIGLNASFAHMGARAGKLAFVSQSGALTTAVLDWADAREIGFSHFVSMGDSADVDFGDMLDYLASDPGTDAILMYMESIRDARKFMSAARAAARNKPVVVIKSGRVPEGAQAAASHTGALAGSDDVYDAAIRRAGMLRVDTTDELFAAVETLARLRPFAGDKLSIMTNGGGAGVMATDALVLDGGKLAHLTEKTRAALDAALPKTLGRANPVDIGGDADLERYTATLAALCEDPETAAVLFIQAPTAVMPSLDVANALAALPRPSKNVFTCWLGGETAERARRICREAGLPTYDTPENAARAFLEAVNYRRNQALLMETPPSIPPGFAPDVARVRAIVDSAMREGRELLTEPEAKGVLAAYGIPVVETLVAETPELAGEVAKGIGFPVAVKLISPDITHKSDVGGVVLNIETAEQASDAARQIAKRARAAKPDARVTGYSVQRMANGAEAFELIVGVATDNVFGPVLLFGQGGTAVEVIADRTIGLPPLNLNLARDMVARARVSKLLAGYRSRPAADHEAIYLTLVKLSQLVCDVPEIAELDINPLFADAHGVLALDARIVARKPSLPGHGRLSIAPYPQELESTVDAGGKPVRVRPIRPEDEPAYNAFFHTLTPQDVQFRYFGLIKELSHSQMARVTQIDYDRAMTFVATEKDEAGNTRLLGVVQAMADPDNTVAEFAVTVSPAAQGRGLGRALMEHIVDYSRKRGTGELIGYVLTANTRMLTLARHLGFVEDKEMEAGIVHIRLPLQQTAQARETRKG, from the coding sequence ATGACCACCCGTAATCTGAGCCAGATGTTCCAGCCGAAGTCGGTCGCCGTGATCGGCGCGTCCAATCGCGAGCGACGCGTGGGGACGACCGTGCTGCAAAACATCGTCGACGGGGGCTTCAAGGGCGACATCTATCCGGTCAATCCGAAGTATTCGACGCTCCTCGATCTCAAGTGCTACCGCGATGTCGGAGATCTCCCGCAGGCACCCGACCTCGCGGTGATCTGCACGCCGCCGTCGACCGTGCCCGATCTGATTCGCGAACTGGGTGAGCGTGGCACGCGCGCGGTGGTCGTGCTGACCTCGGGGCTTGCCAGAGAAAAGGATCGTCACGGGGTGACGTTGCAGGACCGCATGCTCAAAAATGCGAAGCCGCACGTGCTGCGTATTCTCGGTCCGAACTGCATCGGGCTGCTGAGTCCCGGCATTGGTCTGAACGCCAGCTTCGCGCACATGGGGGCACGCGCAGGCAAACTCGCGTTCGTCTCTCAGTCGGGGGCACTGACGACGGCCGTACTCGACTGGGCCGACGCCCGCGAAATCGGCTTCTCGCACTTCGTGTCGATGGGGGACAGTGCAGACGTGGATTTCGGCGACATGCTCGATTACCTCGCGAGCGATCCCGGCACGGACGCCATTCTGATGTACATGGAGTCGATTCGCGACGCGCGTAAGTTCATGTCCGCCGCACGCGCAGCAGCACGCAACAAGCCGGTCGTCGTGATCAAGTCGGGACGCGTGCCTGAGGGCGCGCAGGCCGCTGCGTCGCACACCGGCGCGCTGGCTGGCTCGGACGACGTGTACGACGCCGCGATCCGTCGCGCAGGGATGCTGCGTGTGGATACCACCGACGAACTGTTTGCGGCCGTCGAGACGCTGGCGCGCCTGCGCCCGTTCGCAGGCGACAAGCTGTCGATCATGACCAACGGCGGCGGTGCGGGCGTGATGGCGACCGACGCGCTGGTGCTCGACGGCGGCAAGCTTGCCCATCTGACGGAAAAGACCCGTGCTGCGCTCGACGCCGCGTTGCCGAAAACGCTGGGCCGTGCGAACCCGGTGGATATTGGCGGCGACGCGGATCTCGAACGCTATACGGCCACGCTCGCGGCGCTATGCGAAGACCCGGAGACGGCAGCCGTTCTCTTCATTCAGGCGCCCACGGCCGTGATGCCGAGTCTCGACGTGGCGAACGCGCTGGCGGCGCTGCCGCGTCCGTCGAAGAACGTCTTCACCTGCTGGCTCGGTGGCGAGACGGCCGAGCGCGCGCGCCGCATCTGCCGCGAAGCCGGACTGCCGACCTACGACACGCCGGAGAACGCTGCGCGGGCCTTTCTCGAAGCCGTCAACTATCGCCGCAATCAGGCGTTGCTGATGGAAACGCCGCCCTCGATCCCGCCGGGCTTTGCACCGGATGTCGCGCGCGTGCGCGCCATTGTCGACAGCGCCATGCGTGAGGGCCGGGAGTTGCTGACCGAACCGGAAGCGAAGGGCGTGCTGGCGGCCTACGGGATTCCGGTGGTCGAGACGCTCGTGGCCGAGACACCAGAGCTGGCGGGCGAAGTCGCGAAGGGCATCGGTTTTCCCGTCGCCGTCAAACTGATTTCACCGGACATCACGCATAAGTCCGATGTGGGCGGCGTGGTGCTCAACATCGAAACGGCAGAGCAGGCGAGCGACGCGGCACGTCAGATCGCCAAGCGTGCACGGGCTGCGAAACCCGACGCACGTGTGACCGGCTATTCGGTGCAGCGTATGGCGAACGGTGCCGAAGCCTTCGAGCTGATCGTGGGGGTGGCGACCGATAACGTCTTCGGTCCGGTGCTGCTATTCGGGCAGGGCGGCACAGCCGTCGAAGTCATCGCCGATCGCACTATCGGCCTGCCGCCGCTGAACCTGAACCTCGCGCGCGACATGGTGGCGCGTGCCCGTGTGTCGAAGTTGCTCGCGGGCTATCGCAGCCGCCCGGCCGCCGATCATGAGGCGATTTATCTGACGCTGGTGAAGCTCTCACAACTCGTGTGCGATGTGCCGGAGATCGCCGAGCTGGACATTAATCCGTTGTTTGCAGATGCCCACGGCGTGCTGGCGCTCGATGCGCGGATTGTGGCGCGCAAGCCGTCGCTCCCCGGGCATGGACGGCTGTCGATTGCGCCGTATCCGCAGGAACTGGAAAGTACCGTCGATGCAGGAGGTAAGCCGGTGCGTGTGCGTCCCATCCGTCCGGAGGACGAACCGGCCTATAACGCGTTCTTCCACACACTGACACCGCAGGACGTGCAGTTCCGCTACTTCGGTCTGATCAAGGAGTTGTCGCATTCGCAGATGGCGCGCGTCACGCAGATCGACTACGACCGTGCAATGACGTTCGTCGCCACGGAAAAGGACGAGGCGGGCAACACGCGATTGCTGGGCGTGGTGCAGGCGATGGCCGACCCGGACAACACCGTGGCGGAGTTCGCGGTGACGGTGAGTCCTGCGGCGCAGGGGCGAGGGTTGGGGCGAGCGCTCATGGAGCATATCGTCGACTACAGCCGCAAGCGAG